From the Mycoplasmatota bacterium genome, one window contains:
- a CDS encoding biotin transporter BioY, whose amino-acid sequence MTVRRLTTIPLFTALMIVFTIVFYIPVPILNINVTLQTFVVILAGLLLRPIDAFISILLYVLIGALGFPVFTGYRGGLEAIFGPTGGFILSFPIAAYLISLFHFGKHTFSKNLIISTIFGIILIYFIAIMWLDYYTNRSLGKILYGMLIYIPFDIVKVVLASIISLRIESVQMSMTETSINRAI is encoded by the coding sequence ATGACTGTTAGGAGATTGACCACTATACCGCTATTTACTGCATTGATGATTGTATTTACCATTGTATTCTACATCCCAGTACCTATATTAAATATAAATGTGACGTTACAAACCTTTGTAGTTATACTCGCTGGGTTGCTCTTACGTCCAATAGATGCTTTTATAAGTATACTTTTATATGTATTGATAGGTGCTTTAGGATTCCCGGTTTTTACTGGGTATAGAGGAGGACTTGAAGCAATATTTGGTCCTACTGGTGGATTTATTCTTTCTTTTCCCATTGCTGCTTATTTAATTAGTTTGTTTCATTTTGGGAAGCATACATTTTCTAAAAATTTGATAATATCAACAATCTTTGGGATCATTCTAATCTATTTTATAGCAATCATGTGGTTAGATTATTACACGAATAGATCACTTGGGAAAATTCTGTATGGAATGTTAATCTATATACCATTTGATATTGTAAAAGTTGTATTGGCTTCAATCATTAGTTTACGAATTGAGTCAGTTCAGATGTCTATGACAGAAACTAGTATTAATAGAGCTATCTAA
- a CDS encoding DUF4127 family protein — MKKIIFIPLDERPCNYHFPSKLFDQEELNIVKPDISMMGNKKESGDTDKIAQWLLNEVKEADGLVLSIDTLLYGGIVPSRLHHLSVDEIKSKLSILEDIKKVNPKLIIYAFHLIMRCPRYSSDDEEPSYYETYGKEIFSLGYLNHRISLGLEKDESAKQKVIELENSIDKDALDDYLTRRKINLFANKMSIDYLKNNVIDFLIVPQDDSAPYGYTAIDQEEIRKYIFETKQQLNAYMYPGADEVGMTLIMRLLNQLNQRKPLIYVKYSSTLADVVIPNYEDRILNESVKYQILASGGLLIDNIEMADIILMINAPADYIIGANQFFQRHQGYTVKRNLVEFVEFIDYAIHVLKKPVAIGDVAFGNGSDIELIQLLNDRELLMKLASYAAWNTSSNTLGTSIPQAMYYLLTQKINKSFLALRYVEDAGYCGFVRQYVCDHDLEPLGFNYFDVKEKSGIASKIVQKRLETFVQEHLSTIEKNIKIKRCYMPWSRMFEVGLDVDYIENER, encoded by the coding sequence ATGAAGAAAATTATTTTTATACCATTAGACGAAAGACCATGTAATTATCATTTTCCTTCAAAATTGTTTGACCAAGAGGAATTAAATATTGTAAAACCTGATATATCAATGATGGGAAATAAAAAGGAAAGTGGTGATACAGATAAAATAGCACAATGGCTTTTAAATGAAGTAAAGGAAGCAGATGGATTAGTACTTTCAATAGATACGTTACTTTATGGTGGAATTGTACCATCACGCTTACATCATTTATCTGTGGATGAAATTAAATCTAAATTATCAATTTTAGAAGATATAAAAAAAGTTAATCCCAAATTAATAATATATGCATTCCATCTCATTATGAGATGTCCACGTTATTCAAGTGATGATGAAGAACCAAGTTATTATGAAACTTATGGAAAAGAGATTTTTTCATTAGGATATCTAAATCATAGAATCTCTCTAGGACTTGAAAAAGATGAGTCAGCAAAACAGAAAGTAATAGAATTAGAAAATTCAATTGATAAAGATGCTTTAGATGATTATTTAACACGTCGTAAAATAAATCTTTTTGCGAATAAAATGAGTATAGATTACTTAAAAAATAATGTAATAGATTTCTTAATTGTTCCACAAGATGATTCAGCACCATATGGTTACACAGCAATTGATCAAGAAGAGATAAGAAAATATATTTTTGAAACAAAACAACAATTAAATGCCTATATGTATCCAGGAGCAGATGAAGTTGGAATGACTTTAATTATGCGTTTACTTAACCAACTCAATCAAAGAAAACCATTAATCTATGTTAAATATTCAAGTACTTTAGCAGATGTAGTGATACCGAATTATGAAGATCGTATTTTAAATGAAAGTGTTAAGTATCAAATATTAGCAAGTGGTGGCTTATTGATTGATAATATTGAGATGGCTGATATAATATTAATGATAAATGCCCCAGCAGATTACATAATAGGTGCTAATCAATTTTTCCAGAGACATCAGGGATATACTGTCAAAAGAAATTTAGTTGAATTTGTTGAGTTTATTGATTATGCTATTCATGTGTTGAAAAAACCAGTCGCAATTGGTGATGTAGCTTTTGGAAATGGATCTGACATAGAATTGATTCAATTATTAAATGATAGAGAGTTATTAATGAAGTTGGCTAGTTATGCAGCTTGGAATACTTCATCAAATACATTAGGAACAAGTATACCGCAAGCGATGTACTATTTATTAACTCAAAAAATAAATAAATCATTTTTAGCACTCCGCTATGTTGAAGATGCAGGTTATTGTGGTTTTGTTCGACAATACGTTTGTGATCATGACTTAGAACCATTAGGTTTTAATTATTTTGATGTTAAAGAAAAGAGTGGGATAGCATCAAAGATAGTCCAAAAAAGGTTAGAAACTTTTGTACAAGAACATTTATCAACCATCGAGAAAAACATTAAGATTAAAAGATGTTATATGCCTTGGAGTCGTATGTTTGAGGTTGGTTTGGACGTTGATTATATTGAAAATGAACGGTAA
- a CDS encoding ROK family protein, protein MIKVIGIDIGGTQIKGAIIDNSGNCNYITKVDTNTSQGREGLLNGLNQVIETLLSKNELVEGIGIGSAGRIDYINGVVYYATDNLPGWSGFHLQEYVEETYHLPTVVENDANAALIGEKWQGVGKGYKDIIMITLGTGVGGASILNDQLYQGSHFSATEYGHVILYPNGYPCNCGQSGCVEQYISGTALVKRVKKAGISINHGKELFDHIKQGNEKAKDVLNEYVNDIAITIHNINLSYDPKLVIIGGGVVDSKDEWWHLLQEKLSLNPQIQSDVKPAILGNKAGLYGASKLAIDRLTEGK, encoded by the coding sequence ATTATTAAAGTTATAGGAATTGATATAGGTGGTACACAGATAAAAGGAGCTATCATCGATAATAGCGGGAATTGCAATTATATTACCAAAGTAGATACAAATACATCTCAAGGTAGAGAAGGACTATTAAATGGATTGAATCAAGTTATAGAAACCTTACTATCTAAAAACGAATTAGTAGAAGGTATTGGGATAGGTTCTGCTGGTAGAATTGATTATATAAACGGTGTTGTGTATTATGCAACAGATAATTTACCAGGATGGAGTGGATTTCATTTACAGGAATATGTTGAAGAGACTTACCATCTACCAACAGTTGTTGAAAATGACGCTAATGCAGCTTTAATTGGTGAAAAGTGGCAAGGAGTAGGTAAAGGTTATAAGGATATCATCATGATCACTTTAGGGACTGGTGTTGGTGGAGCAAGTATTTTAAATGATCAATTATATCAAGGATCACATTTTAGTGCGACTGAATATGGTCATGTAATATTGTATCCAAATGGATATCCATGTAATTGTGGGCAATCAGGGTGTGTTGAACAATATATATCAGGAACTGCTTTAGTTAAACGTGTAAAGAAAGCTGGTATTTCAATTAACCATGGTAAAGAACTATTCGATCATATTAAACAGGGTAATGAAAAAGCAAAAGATGTTCTAAATGAGTATGTTAATGATATAGCAATAACTATTCATAATATTAATTTAAGTTATGACCCTAAATTAGTTATCATTGGTGGAGGGGTTGTTGATTCAAAGGATGAATGGTGGCATCTATTACAAGAAAAACTATCATTAAATCCTCAAATACAATCAGATGTAAAACCAGCCATTTTAGGAAATAAAGCTGGTTTATACGGTGCTAGTAAACTAGCAATTGACCGATTAACTGAAGGTAAATAA